The Anolis carolinensis isolate JA03-04 chromosome 1, rAnoCar3.1.pri, whole genome shotgun sequence genome window below encodes:
- the LOC134297811 gene encoding uncharacterized protein LOC134297811 produces MGVGVERPLGPGIGSSGFADEGGEERGIQEEEEDVPYDEERRDEGATARPVCGWAEGPTAAADFREPRRMTTGVGRGVFQGAARGNLMQPFPMPPRQHQRAAEWMPRREDLKLEYGGESDELNFFLISIRGYMEDNAHTFPSEASRVRAIGNTLKRGAASWYVQLHARHDPCLRSVPRFLAALENRFRDRLEQLRARDQLKGIKQRDKTVPEYAEEFLHLAERVPEWSEVTKVELFKEGLRPEIFSWAAHRDDPETLQGWIQLAGRVESTLAQVKRFRSSSGQQKPVARGRGETRKQERPGGRPGIPSRGDYNKPKPECFVCGKTGHRAAECWARKGEPPKPPKPKPATGRRAEEEVQAPESSEKLVCDEGRTEEEDEEKEGTMSWNPVTGLW; encoded by the exons atgggcgtcggggtggaaaggccactggggccaggaatcgggtccagtggatttgcagacgaaggcggagaggagcgggggatccaggaagaggaggaggatgtgccgtacgacgaggaaaggcgagatgagggagctacagcgaggccagtatgcggatgggcggaagggccgacagcggcggcagactttcgggagccgcgcagaatgaccaccggagtggggcgcggtgtgttccaaggagccgcccgaggaaacctgatgcaacccttccccatgcctcccagacagcaccaacgggccgcagaatggatgccgagaagggaagatctcaaactggaatacggaggggaatcagatgaactgaacttttttctaattagcatcagaggatacatggaagacaacgcacacacattcccctccgaagcaagcagggttcgagccatcggcaacacactaaagcgaggagcagccagctggtacgtgcaactccatgccagacacgacccatgtctgaggtcagtgccccgcttcctcgccgcactggaaaaccggttcagagaccggctagagcaattgagggctcgagaccagctgaaaggaataaagcagagggacaaaacagtgcccgagtacgcagaggaattcctccacctcgcggaaagggtaccagagtggtctgaagtgaccaaagtggagttatttaaagagggactacgccccgagattttcagctgggcagcgcacagagatgaccccgaaacgctccagggatggattcaactagcggggcgcgtcgaatccaccctggcccaagtaaagcgcttcagaagcagcagcggccagcaaaaaccggtggcgagaggtcgaggagaaacgaggaagcaggaaagacccggagggaggccggggattccctccagaggagactacaacaaacctaaaccggaatgctttgtatgtgggaagacgggccatcgagcagcagaatgctgggcccggaagggggagccgccaaaacccccaaagcccaagccagcaaccgggaggcgcgcggaagaggaggtgcaggccccagaatcttcagaaaaattg gtttgtgatgaaggaagaaccgaagaggaggacgaagaaaaggagggcaccatgtcatggaacccagttacagggctttggtaa